A single region of the Aeromicrobium chenweiae genome encodes:
- a CDS encoding TIGR00730 family Rossman fold protein, with product MAQRMNNRPSHQQGPIRLKGRQMPSSTTDQRLLDSRGPTDWVHTDPWRVLRIQAEFVEGFGALAELGPAVSLFGSARTQPDDPMYEASRQIATRLCAEGYAIITGGGPGAMEAANRGASECGGVSVGLGIELPHEQGMNDWVDLGVNFRYFFVRKTMFVKYAQGFVVLPGGFGTMDELFEALTLAQTGKVTSFPIVLFGSAYWGGLVDWLRATMEGDGKTTPGDVDMLHVTDDVDEVVSYFVAEDD from the coding sequence ATGGCTCAGCGCATGAACAACCGTCCCAGCCACCAGCAGGGCCCGATCCGTCTCAAGGGTCGCCAGATGCCCAGCAGCACGACCGACCAGCGCCTGCTGGACTCGCGGGGGCCGACCGACTGGGTGCACACCGATCCGTGGCGGGTGCTGCGCATCCAGGCCGAGTTCGTGGAGGGCTTCGGCGCGCTCGCCGAGCTCGGCCCGGCGGTCAGCCTGTTCGGCTCGGCCCGCACGCAGCCCGACGACCCGATGTACGAGGCGAGCCGGCAGATCGCCACGAGGCTGTGCGCGGAGGGCTACGCGATCATCACCGGCGGTGGGCCCGGCGCGATGGAGGCCGCCAACCGCGGCGCGAGCGAGTGCGGTGGCGTCTCGGTCGGGCTCGGCATCGAGCTGCCGCACGAGCAGGGCATGAACGACTGGGTCGACCTCGGCGTCAACTTCCGCTACTTCTTCGTCCGCAAGACCATGTTCGTCAAGTACGCGCAGGGGTTCGTGGTGCTGCCCGGCGGGTTCGGCACGATGGACGAGCTGTTCGAGGCGCTGACCCTCGCGCAGACCGGCAAGGTCACGTCGTTCCCGATCGTGCTGTTCGGCTCGGCGTACTGGGGCGGGCTCGTGGACTGGCTGCGGGCGACCATGGAGGGTGACGGCAAGACCACCCCCGGCGACGTCGACATGCTGCACGTGACCGACGACGTCGACGAGGTCGTGTCCTACTTCGTCGCCGAGGACGACTGA
- the dapE gene encoding succinyl-diaminopimelate desuccinylase: MPALDLTTDVVGLTAALVDIASESLREQEISDVIEAALRPLDHLEIVRDGHTIVARTHLGRPERVVIAGHVDTVPANGNFPSRLEGGVLHGLGSCDMKGGVAIALLLAANVPAPVRDVTYVFYDAEEIAAEFNGLGRVARERPELLAADFAILMEPSDAGVEAGCQGTMRVEIRTAGERAHSARSWMGSNAIHALAPVLATLTTYEPRHVEIDGLVYREGLNAVGITGGVAGNVVPDEAVVTVNYRFAPDRSQDEALAHLNEVFAGFELTVTDTAPGALPGLTRPAAAAFVEAVGAEPRPKFGWTDVAQFTLLGIPAVNYGPGDPVYAHKADEQVPVEHLTRVLATLEKWLSA, from the coding sequence GTGCCCGCACTCGACCTGACCACGGACGTCGTCGGCCTCACCGCCGCGCTCGTCGACATCGCCTCGGAGAGCCTTCGCGAGCAGGAGATCTCCGACGTGATCGAGGCGGCGCTGCGCCCCCTCGATCACCTCGAGATCGTCCGGGACGGCCACACGATCGTCGCCCGCACGCACCTGGGCCGCCCCGAGCGCGTCGTGATCGCCGGCCACGTGGACACCGTGCCCGCCAACGGCAACTTCCCGTCCCGGCTCGAGGGCGGGGTGCTGCACGGCCTCGGCTCCTGCGACATGAAGGGCGGCGTCGCGATCGCCCTGCTGCTCGCCGCGAACGTGCCGGCACCGGTGCGGGACGTGACCTACGTGTTCTACGACGCGGAGGAGATCGCGGCCGAGTTCAACGGGCTGGGCCGCGTCGCGCGCGAGCGGCCGGAGCTGCTCGCCGCCGACTTCGCGATCCTCATGGAGCCCTCCGACGCGGGCGTCGAGGCGGGCTGCCAGGGCACGATGCGGGTCGAGATCCGCACCGCGGGGGAGCGGGCGCACTCCGCCCGGTCCTGGATGGGCAGCAACGCGATCCACGCCCTGGCCCCCGTCCTCGCGACCCTCACGACGTACGAGCCGCGGCACGTCGAGATCGACGGCCTCGTCTACCGCGAGGGCCTCAACGCCGTCGGCATCACCGGTGGCGTGGCCGGCAACGTGGTGCCGGACGAGGCGGTCGTGACGGTCAACTACCGCTTCGCGCCCGACCGTTCGCAGGACGAGGCGCTCGCGCACCTCAACGAGGTGTTCGCGGGCTTCGAGCTGACGGTGACCGACACGGCTCCCGGTGCCCTGCCCGGACTGACCCGGCCCGCCGCCGCGGCGTTCGTCGAGGCGGTCGGGGCCGAGCCGCGTCCCAAGTTCGGCTGGACCGACGTCGCCCAGTTCACCCTGCTGGGCATCCCCGCCGTCAACTACGGCCCGGGCGACCCGGTCTACGCCCACAAGGCGGACGAGCAGGTCCCCGTCGAGCACCTGACCCGGGTGCTCGCGACTCTCGAGAAATGGCTCAGCGCATGA
- a CDS encoding VOC family protein, with amino-acid sequence MALVTYKALCIDAADVSAVQGFWARTLGYELEELDDGDAVLRGPDPGEEVWVNLVPEPRTVKQRVHLDVRAASLDPFAGLERLSAPDEFAWTVLADPEGGEFCVFTYDEPPAKRLKDVVVDSADPVATSSWWADVIGGELTHEDDYSHLDDVPGCPLESFDFVPVPEPKTVKNRIHWDVTLVDGATVDDLVGAGATVLAPPADDRRWTVMADPEGNEFCVFPTS; translated from the coding sequence ATGGCTCTCGTGACGTACAAGGCGCTGTGCATCGACGCCGCCGACGTGTCCGCCGTCCAGGGTTTCTGGGCCCGCACCCTCGGCTACGAGCTGGAGGAGCTCGACGACGGTGACGCGGTGCTCCGGGGGCCCGATCCGGGCGAGGAGGTCTGGGTCAACCTCGTGCCCGAGCCCAGGACGGTCAAGCAGCGCGTCCACCTCGATGTGCGCGCCGCCTCGCTCGACCCGTTCGCGGGCCTGGAGCGGCTCTCCGCGCCGGACGAGTTCGCGTGGACGGTCCTGGCCGACCCCGAGGGGGGCGAGTTCTGCGTCTTCACGTACGACGAGCCGCCGGCCAAGCGCCTCAAGGACGTCGTCGTCGACTCGGCCGACCCCGTGGCGACCTCCAGCTGGTGGGCCGACGTCATCGGTGGGGAGCTCACCCACGAGGACGACTACTCCCACCTGGACGACGTCCCGGGCTGCCCGCTGGAGTCGTTCGACTTCGTCCCGGTGCCCGAGCCCAAGACGGTCAAGAACCGGATCCACTGGGACGTCACGCTCGTCGACGGCGCCACGGTCGACGACCTGGTCGGGGCCGGGGCGACCGTGCTGGCCCCTCCGGCCGACGACCGTCGCTGGACGGTCATGGCCGATCCCGAGGGCAACGAGTTCTGCGTCTTCCCGACGTCGTGA
- a CDS encoding aminoglycoside phosphotransferase family protein — MALLPFDLPQALQAYAGRGDDWARWITGLPRLVRDLLDDWELVVDGEPAHGHTALVVPVTAAGERLVLKVVMPHEEGRHEALALQHWHGRGAVRLVRADPRRDAMLLERLHSRDLGEIPVLEACSVVADLLGRLHVPAPPQLVPLTTFVARWTDELAALPRDAPLPRRVVEQAVHLGRSLVADGDSDGRLLHGDLHYGNVLAGDRDPWLAIDPKPVSGDPHYEVAPLLWNRWPEVVASGDLRTAIRRRFHTVVDDAGLDEDRARDWVVVREAHRAMWAIQDGEPDGVTAAITIIKAVQD; from the coding sequence ATGGCCCTCCTGCCGTTCGACCTGCCGCAGGCTCTCCAGGCGTACGCCGGACGGGGCGACGACTGGGCCCGGTGGATCACCGGGCTGCCCCGGCTCGTGCGCGACCTGCTCGACGACTGGGAGCTCGTGGTCGACGGCGAGCCCGCCCATGGGCACACGGCGCTGGTCGTGCCGGTGACGGCGGCGGGGGAGCGGCTCGTGCTCAAGGTCGTCATGCCCCACGAGGAGGGCCGGCACGAGGCGCTGGCGCTGCAGCACTGGCACGGGCGCGGTGCGGTGCGCCTGGTGAGGGCCGATCCCCGGCGCGACGCGATGCTCCTGGAACGCCTGCACAGCCGCGACCTGGGCGAGATCCCGGTGCTGGAGGCCTGCTCGGTCGTCGCGGACCTCCTCGGCCGGCTCCACGTCCCGGCGCCGCCGCAGCTCGTTCCGCTGACGACCTTCGTCGCGCGGTGGACCGACGAGCTGGCGGCGCTGCCCCGCGACGCCCCGCTCCCGCGCCGGGTCGTGGAGCAGGCCGTGCACCTGGGCCGGTCCCTGGTGGCCGACGGCGACAGCGACGGACGACTGCTCCACGGGGACCTGCACTACGGCAACGTGCTGGCCGGCGACCGCGACCCGTGGCTGGCGATCGACCCCAAGCCGGTGTCGGGGGACCCGCACTACGAGGTGGCACCCCTGCTCTGGAACCGCTGGCCCGAGGTCGTCGCGTCCGGTGACCTGCGGACCGCGATCCGGCGCCGCTTCCACACCGTGGTGGACGACGCCGGGCTGGACGAGGACCGGGCCCGTGACTGGGTGGTCGTCCGGGAGGCCCACCGGGCGATGTGGGCGATCCAGGACGGTGAGCCGGACGGGGTGACCGCGGCGATCACGATCATCAAGGCCGTCCAGGACTGA
- a CDS encoding pyridoxamine 5'-phosphate oxidase family protein: MRTEITTEAALRDLLGQPMQRALDKERQSLTTEHRDWLAASPFCLVATSDAAGRLDVSPKGDPAGFALALDDSTIAIPERLGNRRADGFVNVLQNPHVGLLFLVPGRGDTLRVNGRATLLADAPYADRLEVKGHRPAVILEVQVEQVFFHCAKAFLRSELWKPETWRPDAVMSRAQIAKNLERPDEPLEEIEAYYSTQYAQNLY; this comes from the coding sequence ATGCGCACCGAGATCACCACCGAGGCAGCACTGCGCGACCTGCTGGGTCAGCCCATGCAGCGCGCGCTCGACAAGGAGCGGCAGTCGCTCACCACCGAGCACCGCGACTGGCTCGCCGCGTCCCCGTTCTGCCTCGTCGCGACGTCCGACGCCGCCGGACGACTCGACGTCTCGCCGAAGGGCGACCCGGCCGGGTTCGCGCTCGCGCTTGACGACTCGACGATCGCGATCCCCGAGCGTCTGGGCAACCGGCGCGCGGACGGCTTCGTCAACGTCCTGCAGAACCCGCACGTCGGGCTGCTCTTCCTCGTCCCGGGCCGGGGCGACACGCTGCGCGTCAACGGCCGCGCCACCCTGCTCGCGGACGCGCCGTACGCCGATCGCCTGGAGGTCAAGGGCCACCGCCCGGCCGTGATCCTCGAGGTCCAGGTCGAGCAGGTGTTCTTCCACTGCGCGAAGGCGTTCCTGCGCTCGGAGCTCTGGAAGCCCGAGACGTGGCGGCCCGACGCAGTCATGAGCCGTGCGCAGATCGCCAAGAACCTCGAGCGTCCCGACGAGCCGCTGGAGGAGATCGAGGCGTACTACAGCACGCAGTACGCCCAGAACCTCTATTGA
- the purE gene encoding 5-(carboxyamino)imidazole ribonucleotide mutase — MTEQPRVGIVMGSDSDWPTMEAAATALKEFDVAYEADVVSAHRMPDEMLAYGRDAHGRGLEVIIAGAGGAAHLPGMLAAVTPLPVIGVPVPLKHLDGMDSLLSIVQMPAGVPVATVSIGNARNAGLLAVRILAAGDPDLTARMVAFQAELADAARAKGEKVRNPTGGGAGFR, encoded by the coding sequence ATGACTGAGCAGCCGCGCGTCGGCATCGTGATGGGATCGGACTCGGACTGGCCGACGATGGAGGCCGCTGCGACCGCGCTGAAGGAGTTCGACGTCGCCTACGAGGCCGACGTCGTCTCGGCGCACCGGATGCCCGACGAGATGCTCGCGTACGGTCGCGACGCCCACGGCCGCGGTCTCGAGGTCATCATCGCCGGGGCCGGCGGAGCCGCCCACCTGCCGGGGATGCTCGCGGCCGTCACGCCCCTGCCGGTCATCGGCGTCCCGGTGCCGCTCAAGCACCTCGACGGCATGGACTCGCTGCTGTCGATCGTGCAGATGCCGGCCGGCGTGCCCGTCGCGACGGTGTCGATCGGCAACGCGCGCAACGCCGGGCTGCTCGCGGTGCGCATCCTGGCCGCCGGCGATCCCGACCTGACGGCGCGCATGGTCGCGTTCCAGGCCGAGCTGGCCGACGCCGCGCGCGCCAAGGGTGAGAAGGTCCGCAACCCGACCGGCGGCGGCGCGGGCTTCCGCTGA
- a CDS encoding 5-(carboxyamino)imidazole ribonucleotide synthase encodes MPTPELAVIGGGQLARMMQQSATGLGLRIRLLAEGPDVSAAQVVPDHVVGDYTDLDTLRAVVADAPVVTFDHEHVPPEHLRALESEGHACRPGPHALLYAQDKGSMRERLGALGAPCPRNAPISSVEDLEAFGFPAVLKTTRGGYDGKGVWVVRSVADAEEAFAADRPLLAEELVDFRRELSALVARSPSGEVRPYPVVESRQADGVCAEVIAPAPDLDPTLAASARDLAVQIATELDVTGILAVELFETTDGRLLVNELAMRPHNTGHWSIDGAHTSQFENHLRAVLDLPLGSTDARQPWSVMVNVLGGTVEDLEAQRSVVLGAEPDVKIHLYGKAVKAGRKVGHVTAYGDDLDDVLTRARRAAALFTDGIDPAAS; translated from the coding sequence GTGCCCACTCCTGAGCTCGCCGTCATCGGCGGAGGCCAGCTGGCCCGGATGATGCAGCAGTCCGCCACGGGTCTTGGCCTCCGCATCCGCCTCCTCGCGGAGGGGCCGGACGTCTCGGCCGCGCAGGTCGTCCCGGATCACGTCGTCGGCGACTACACCGACCTGGACACCTTGCGCGCGGTCGTCGCGGACGCCCCTGTCGTCACGTTCGACCACGAGCACGTCCCGCCGGAGCACCTGCGCGCGCTGGAGTCCGAGGGGCACGCGTGCCGTCCCGGTCCGCACGCCCTGCTCTACGCCCAGGACAAGGGCTCGATGCGCGAACGCCTCGGCGCCCTCGGCGCGCCCTGCCCGCGCAACGCACCGATCTCGTCGGTCGAGGACCTCGAGGCGTTCGGCTTCCCGGCCGTGCTCAAGACGACCCGTGGCGGCTACGACGGCAAGGGCGTGTGGGTCGTCCGGTCCGTCGCCGACGCCGAGGAGGCCTTCGCGGCCGACCGCCCGCTGCTCGCCGAGGAGCTCGTCGACTTCCGGCGCGAGCTGTCCGCCCTCGTCGCCCGCTCACCGTCCGGCGAGGTGCGCCCGTACCCGGTCGTGGAGTCCCGCCAGGCCGACGGCGTGTGCGCCGAGGTCATCGCCCCGGCGCCCGACCTCGACCCGACCCTCGCGGCGTCCGCCCGTGACCTGGCCGTGCAGATCGCGACTGAGCTCGACGTGACGGGCATCCTCGCCGTCGAGCTGTTCGAGACCACCGACGGCCGGCTGCTGGTCAACGAGCTCGCGATGCGCCCCCACAACACCGGTCACTGGTCGATCGACGGCGCACACACCAGCCAGTTCGAGAACCACCTGCGGGCCGTGCTGGACCTGCCGCTCGGCAGCACCGACGCGCGCCAGCCGTGGTCGGTCATGGTCAACGTCCTCGGCGGCACGGTCGAGGACCTGGAGGCCCAGCGCTCGGTCGTCCTCGGCGCGGAGCCGGACGTCAAGATCCACCTGTACGGCAAGGCGGTCAAGGCCGGTCGCAAGGTCGGTCACGTCACGGCGTACGGCGACGACCTGGACGACGTGCTGACCCGCGCACGCCGGGCCGCGGCGCTCTTCACGGACGGCATCGACCCCGCCGCCTCCTGA
- a CDS encoding adenylate/guanylate cyclase domain-containing protein: MSRSDLRETLVHLILGGDLAMTSAEAADKGGLSIEDSQRLWRALGFADTGDGIAYGQADVKAIEAVASAINDEVMDQRTVFRMTRALGTTMSRLADWQVTTLVDQIERDVQEGKAPTRLDAAIKLARTAGPGFEHLMVYAWRRHLAAATARMEALGAADEELLSTVMTVGFADLSRFTSLSNGLDDNSLGALVENFETRCSDIVTAHGGRVIKTLGDAVLFVSDDPVEGTRTAIDLVKQIAMRSELPNICVGLATGSVVSRLGDVYGPPVNLAARLSHVARSNRVLVDDRTAAAISEEFDTRALPPRPLRGFGNVSPITVTERRGFRSR, encoded by the coding sequence ATGAGTCGCTCTGACCTGCGCGAGACGCTCGTCCACCTGATCCTGGGTGGCGACCTCGCGATGACGAGCGCCGAGGCCGCCGACAAGGGCGGGCTCTCGATCGAGGACAGTCAGCGGCTGTGGCGGGCCCTGGGCTTCGCCGACACCGGCGACGGCATCGCGTACGGCCAGGCCGACGTCAAGGCGATCGAGGCCGTCGCCTCGGCGATCAACGACGAGGTCATGGACCAGCGGACCGTCTTTCGGATGACGCGCGCGCTCGGGACGACGATGTCCCGCCTGGCCGACTGGCAGGTGACGACGCTCGTCGACCAGATCGAGCGGGACGTCCAGGAGGGCAAGGCCCCGACGCGTCTCGACGCCGCGATCAAGCTGGCCCGGACGGCGGGCCCGGGCTTCGAGCACCTCATGGTCTACGCGTGGCGGCGCCACCTCGCCGCGGCGACGGCCCGCATGGAGGCCCTGGGCGCGGCGGACGAGGAGCTGCTGTCCACGGTGATGACCGTGGGCTTCGCGGACCTGTCGCGGTTCACGTCGTTGTCCAACGGCCTCGACGACAACAGCCTCGGCGCTCTGGTGGAGAACTTCGAGACCCGGTGCTCCGACATCGTGACGGCGCACGGCGGACGGGTCATCAAGACGCTGGGCGACGCCGTCCTGTTCGTGAGCGACGACCCGGTGGAGGGGACGCGTACCGCGATCGATCTGGTGAAGCAGATCGCCATGCGGTCAGAGCTGCCCAACATCTGCGTGGGGCTCGCGACCGGGTCGGTCGTCAGCCGTCTCGGCGACGTGTACGGCCCGCCGGTCAACCTGGCCGCCCGTCTTTCGCACGTCGCGCGGAGCAACCGGGTGCTGGTGGACGACCGGACCGCGGCGGCCATCTCCGAGGAGTTCGACACCCGGGCGCTGCCACCGCGGCCGTTGCGCGGCTTCGGCAACGTCTCGCCGATCACGGTGACCGAGCGCCGCGGGTTCCGGTCCCGATAG
- a CDS encoding PH domain-containing protein produces MSLARKLMIDGEQTVATTRTHVKVLFLPFLVLLVVCVAAGFLIAQIGDKGDGKVGWVIAALAAILIVWGALLPFLKWYLWTYTLTNKRLVEQKGILTRTGRVIPLTRVNDVAYEKNLNDRILGCGTLIIHDASEQAGLELRDIPRIEAFHRTVSNLVFEKHETMRNDESL; encoded by the coding sequence ATGAGCCTCGCGCGCAAGCTGATGATCGACGGGGAGCAGACCGTCGCGACGACCCGCACCCACGTCAAGGTGCTGTTCCTGCCCTTCCTCGTCCTGCTCGTGGTGTGCGTGGCCGCGGGGTTCCTGATCGCCCAGATCGGTGACAAGGGAGACGGGAAGGTCGGCTGGGTCATCGCCGCGCTCGCCGCGATCCTCATCGTGTGGGGCGCGTTGCTCCCGTTCCTGAAGTGGTACCTGTGGACGTACACGCTGACCAACAAGCGGCTCGTGGAGCAGAAGGGCATCCTGACCCGCACCGGCCGGGTCATCCCGCTGACCCGCGTCAACGACGTCGCGTACGAGAAGAACCTCAACGACCGCATCCTCGGCTGCGGGACGCTGATCATCCACGACGCGAGCGAGCAGGCCGGCCTGGAGCTCAGGGACATCCCGCGGATCGAGGCGTTCCACCGCACCGTGTCGAACCTCGTCTTCGAGAAGCACGAGACCATGAGGAACGATGAGTCGCTCTGA
- a CDS encoding biotin--[acetyl-CoA-carboxylase] ligase, with translation MSYRDLDRPPLDAVALRSALTGPRRLWTEVVVSAQTGSTNADVAAAARAGAPEGLVHVADAQTAGRGRLDRTWTSPPGSGAIVSVLLRPDSVPAARWVWLPLLAGLAVDATVQECGVASSVKWPNDVLVDGRKIAGILLERTETPVGPAAVVGVGLNVSLRRDELPVDTATSLVLEGATETDRTIVIRAFLRNLEALYRAWAASGGDPPGGIRESYVRRCVTIGQRVRVTLPHDEPWVGQATGIDDSGRLLVDGRAISAGDVTHVRPAG, from the coding sequence ATGTCCTACCGCGACCTCGACCGGCCACCCCTCGACGCGGTGGCGCTCCGTTCCGCGCTGACCGGCCCGAGGCGCCTGTGGACCGAGGTCGTCGTCAGCGCGCAGACCGGCAGCACCAACGCCGATGTCGCCGCCGCGGCGAGGGCGGGCGCGCCGGAGGGTCTGGTCCACGTCGCGGACGCGCAGACCGCGGGCCGGGGACGTCTGGACCGGACGTGGACCTCGCCGCCGGGGTCCGGGGCGATCGTGTCGGTGCTGCTGCGCCCGGACTCGGTCCCGGCCGCGCGCTGGGTGTGGCTGCCGCTGCTGGCGGGGCTCGCGGTCGACGCGACGGTGCAGGAGTGCGGGGTCGCCTCGTCGGTGAAGTGGCCCAACGACGTGCTGGTCGACGGCCGCAAGATCGCGGGCATCCTGCTCGAGCGCACGGAGACACCGGTCGGGCCGGCCGCGGTCGTCGGCGTCGGGCTCAACGTGTCGCTGCGCCGCGACGAGCTGCCGGTCGACACCGCGACGTCGCTCGTGCTGGAGGGGGCCACCGAGACCGACCGCACGATCGTCATCCGCGCGTTCCTGCGCAACCTCGAGGCGCTGTACCGCGCCTGGGCCGCGTCCGGCGGCGACCCCCCGGGCGGCATCCGCGAGTCGTACGTCCGGCGGTGCGTCACGATCGGTCAGCGCGTCCGGGTGACCCTGCCCCATGACGAGCCCTGGGTGGGCCAGGCCACGGGCATCGACGACTCCGGCCGCCTCCTCGTGGACGGCCGCGCGATCAGCGCCGGCGATGTCACCCACGTCCGCCCCGCGGGGTGA
- a CDS encoding acyl-CoA carboxylase subunit beta, which translates to MTEHEIEAKPELHTTAGKLADFIERRDTALVEMAERAHEKQSARGRQSARERIDQLLDEGSFVELDALARHRATDFGLDKNRPLGDGVITGYGTIDGRQVCVFSQDFSVFGGSLGQVYGEKITKVMDLAIKSGCPIIGINEGSGARIQEGVVSLGLYGEIFKRNVHASGVIPQISLIMGANAGGHVYSPAVTDFVIMVDKTSNMFITGPDIIKTVTGEEVSMEDLGGARAHNTKSGNAHYMGADEQDAIEYAKALISFLPQNNMEEAEVYDEVADLERTETDLALDTLIPDSANQPYDIKTVIESVVDDGDFLEVMPLFAQNLVIGYGRVEGRSVGIVANQPMQLAGCLDIDASEKAARFVRTCDAFNIPVLTFVDVPGFLPGTDQEWNGIIRRGAKLIYAYAEATVPLITVITRKAYGGAYDVMGSKHLGADLNIAWPSAQIAVVGASGAVGILYRKELAASDDPDALRAQLITEYEDTLCNPYLAAERGYVDAVIEPSQTRAEIVKGLRLLKTKRETLPPKKHGNIPL; encoded by the coding sequence GTGACTGAACACGAGATCGAAGCAAAGCCCGAGCTGCACACCACCGCCGGCAAGCTTGCGGACTTCATCGAGCGCCGCGACACCGCCCTGGTCGAGATGGCTGAGCGTGCGCACGAGAAGCAGAGCGCCCGTGGTCGTCAGAGTGCGCGCGAGCGCATCGACCAGCTGCTGGACGAGGGCTCGTTCGTCGAGCTCGACGCCCTGGCGCGGCACCGTGCGACCGACTTCGGTCTCGACAAGAACCGCCCGCTCGGCGACGGCGTCATCACCGGCTACGGCACGATCGACGGTCGCCAGGTCTGCGTGTTCAGCCAGGACTTCAGCGTCTTCGGCGGCTCGCTGGGCCAGGTCTACGGCGAGAAGATCACCAAGGTCATGGATCTGGCGATCAAGTCCGGCTGCCCCATCATCGGCATCAACGAGGGCTCCGGTGCGCGCATCCAGGAGGGCGTCGTCTCGCTCGGCCTGTACGGCGAGATCTTCAAGCGCAACGTGCACGCCTCGGGCGTCATCCCGCAGATCTCGCTCATCATGGGCGCGAACGCCGGCGGCCACGTGTACTCCCCCGCGGTCACCGACTTCGTGATCATGGTCGACAAGACCTCCAACATGTTCATCACCGGCCCCGACATCATCAAGACGGTCACCGGCGAGGAGGTCTCGATGGAGGACCTCGGCGGCGCCCGCGCGCACAACACCAAGAGCGGCAACGCCCACTACATGGGGGCCGACGAGCAGGACGCGATCGAGTACGCCAAGGCGCTCATCTCGTTCCTGCCGCAGAACAACATGGAGGAGGCCGAGGTCTACGACGAGGTCGCAGACCTCGAGCGCACCGAGACCGACCTCGCGCTGGACACCCTGATCCCGGACTCGGCCAACCAGCCGTACGACATCAAGACCGTCATCGAGTCGGTCGTCGACGACGGCGACTTCCTCGAGGTCATGCCGCTGTTCGCCCAGAACCTCGTGATCGGCTACGGCCGCGTCGAGGGTCGCAGCGTCGGCATCGTCGCCAACCAGCCGATGCAGCTGGCCGGCTGCCTCGACATCGACGCGTCCGAGAAGGCCGCCCGCTTCGTCCGCACCTGCGACGCGTTCAACATCCCGGTCCTGACGTTCGTCGACGTGCCCGGCTTCCTGCCCGGCACCGACCAGGAGTGGAACGGCATCATCCGTCGCGGCGCGAAGCTGATCTACGCGTACGCCGAGGCCACGGTCCCCCTCATCACCGTGATCACCCGCAAGGCGTACGGCGGCGCGTACGACGTCATGGGCTCCAAGCACCTCGGCGCAGACCTCAACATCGCGTGGCCGTCGGCGCAGATCGCCGTCGTCGGCGCGTCCGGCGCGGTCGGCATCCTGTACCGCAAGGAGCTCGCCGCCTCCGACGACCCGGACGCGCTGCGCGCCCAGCTCATCACCGAGTACGAGGACACGCTCTGCAACCCGTACCTCGCGGCCGAGCGCGGCTACGTCGACGCGGTCATCGAGCCGAGCCAGACCCGCGCCGAGATCGTCAAGGGCCTGCGCCTGCTCAAGACCAAGCGCGAGACCCTGCCGCCCAAGAAGCACGGGAACATCCCGCTGTGA
- a CDS encoding acyl-CoA carboxylase epsilon subunit, whose translation MSDETAAPAEDAAHTPVLRVVKGDLTPEELAALVAVVAARNAAAANAAARTKPRLRSEWGHPARQVRPAHSFGPDQWRRSSFGR comes from the coding sequence GTGAGCGACGAGACCGCCGCCCCGGCCGAGGACGCCGCGCACACGCCGGTCCTGCGGGTGGTCAAGGGCGACCTGACGCCCGAGGAGCTGGCCGCACTGGTCGCGGTCGTCGCGGCCCGCAACGCGGCGGCAGCCAACGCGGCCGCGCGCACCAAGCCCCGGCTCCGCTCCGAGTGGGGTCACCCGGCCCGTCAGGTCCGTCCCGCGCACAGCTTCGGGCCCGACCAGTGGCGCCGGTCGTCGTTCGGTCGCTGA
- a CDS encoding Maf family protein, producing MRVVLASQSPARLATLRSAGIEPVVIVSGVDEDQITTTDAGNLAAALAQLKCRAVAAQVEPQDLVIGCDSVLAFEGEIFGKPAGPDEATARWRRMRGRSGVLHTGHCVRRGGTELIETAATIVHFADVTDAEIDAYVATGEPLHVAGAFTIDGLGGAFIRGIEGDHHNVVGLSLPVLRDLVRELGIDWTSLWTLST from the coding sequence ATGAGGGTCGTGCTCGCCTCCCAGTCGCCCGCCCGGCTCGCGACCCTGCGCAGCGCGGGCATCGAGCCCGTCGTCATCGTCTCGGGCGTCGACGAGGACCAGATCACGACCACGGACGCGGGCAATCTGGCCGCCGCTCTCGCCCAGCTGAAGTGCCGGGCGGTCGCGGCACAGGTGGAGCCGCAGGACCTGGTCATCGGCTGCGACTCGGTGCTGGCGTTCGAGGGCGAGATCTTCGGCAAGCCGGCCGGACCGGACGAGGCCACGGCCCGCTGGCGCCGGATGCGGGGACGCAGCGGCGTCCTGCACACGGGCCACTGCGTGCGTCGAGGCGGGACGGAGCTCATCGAGACGGCTGCCACGATCGTCCACTTCGCCGACGTCACCGATGCCGAGATCGACGCGTACGTCGCGACCGGTGAGCCGCTGCACGTCGCCGGCGCGTTCACGATCGACGGGCTCGGCGGAGCATTCATCCGGGGCATCGAGGGCGACCACCACAACGTCGTCGGGCTGTCCCTGCCCGTCCTCCGCGACCTCGTGAGAGAGCTCGGGATCGACTGGACCTCGCTCTGGACCCTGTCCACCTGA